The Catenulispora sp. MAP5-51 DNA segment GATCATCCCGAGCAGCCCCCCGCATAGCAGCAGGCTTATCAGCAGTCCCCTCCAAAGCCGCAACAACCTCCGCAGCACTCCACCCCGGGTGCGCACTCCGCACCAAAGCAGCCGCAGCAGAAACATAGGCGGTAGCCTCCGAAGTCCCATCGGAATACCCCACCCGCCCCCGATTATCATCCCGCATAATATGCACCCCCGGCGCCACCAAAGCCACATCAGCCCCCGTATTCGACTGACTCCACACCTCCCCCGAACTATCAATCGCCCCCACACCAACCACCCCAGGCCACGCCGCCGGATAGTACTGCTGCGAGCTCCCATCGTTTCCGACGGCCGCCACGACCACGACATCATGGGCAAGGGCGTCCTGAACCGCACGATGGATGTCAGGGTCGTCCCGGTCGAACCCCAAAGCTAAGTTAATTACTGATGCTTTGCGTGAAACGGCGAACTCGATTGCTGGGGCGACGCCAAAAATCAAACCACTGCTAGAACCATCTGTGGCTCGCACTGGAAGAATACCCGACTCGGGCGATAGTCCGAGTGTTCTCGCTCCGGCGCCTCCGATAATTGATGCTTCGCCAGTTCCGTGTCCGTCGCCATCCTTATCGAGACGGCCATCTCCAATACTGGCGCCGGTTGCGTCTGAGAAGTCTGCGCCGGTAAGAAGATTGATTGTGGTGTCGCTATTTGACTGAACTCCGGTATCGACG contains these protein-coding regions:
- a CDS encoding S8 family serine peptidase, which encodes MATQHSRSTRRWSHRSRLAQAPLVIGLTVVPTYLASTSTDTQWALRYLQASKVWNITRGARTVVAVVDTGVQSNSDTTINLLTGADFSDATGASIGDGRLDKDGDGHGTGEASIIGGAGARTLGLSPESGILPVRATDGSSSGLIFGVAPAIEFAVSRKASVINLALGFDRDDPDIHRAVQDALAHDVVVVAAVGNDGSSQQYYPAAWPGVVGVGAIDSSGEVWSQSNTGADVALVAPGVHIMRDDNRGRVGYSDGTSEATAYVSAAAALVRSAHPGWSAAEVVAALEGTADKPAAMRGAARDDRYGAGILDVLAAVRLAAPPVVGGVVGAPVRRAGGGWGWWWLVGGGAVGGCGLVLVGVRRWVRRA